Proteins encoded by one window of Planctomycetota bacterium:
- the rpsB gene encoding 30S ribosomal protein S2, whose amino-acid sequence MSDTAPATNGDATTAPAKPKTPAELVKKLIDAGIHFGHPAARWNPKMKPYIYGKRGNIHIIDVKETLKGLIRAKRLIQNSVAKGQDILFVGTKRQARDIVAEHAERASMHYVSERWLGGTLTNFRTIRARLNRLDELDELWSSGEIETYSKKMKSTLGRERSKIKTNLEGIRRMEKMPSIMFIVDTRREKIAVKEAQKLGLTTIALIDTDSDPDLVDLPIPGNDDAMKAIEVIIEELADAAEEGRKGRPAVPEKGDRGGKGDRPKGRSSRARFKVDDQDKERAAAAPVERDDATRSVSIEKPQEPVGEEPAKAPEPMEGVPA is encoded by the coding sequence ATGTCTGACACTGCCCCCGCCACGAACGGCGACGCTACCACTGCCCCCGCCAAGCCCAAGACCCCGGCCGAGCTCGTCAAGAAGCTCATTGACGCCGGCATCCACTTCGGTCACCCCGCCGCGCGGTGGAACCCGAAGATGAAGCCGTACATCTACGGCAAGCGTGGCAACATTCACATCATTGACGTCAAGGAGACGCTCAAGGGCCTCATTCGCGCCAAGCGGCTCATCCAGAACTCGGTCGCCAAGGGGCAGGACATCCTGTTCGTCGGCACCAAGCGGCAGGCACGCGACATCGTCGCCGAGCATGCCGAGCGCGCCAGCATGCACTACGTCTCGGAGCGTTGGCTCGGCGGGACGCTGACCAACTTCCGCACCATTCGAGCCCGGCTCAACCGCCTCGACGAGCTCGACGAGCTCTGGAGCAGCGGCGAGATCGAGACGTACTCGAAGAAGATGAAGTCGACCCTCGGCCGCGAGCGGTCGAAGATCAAGACGAATCTCGAGGGCATCCGGCGGATGGAGAAGATGCCGTCGATCATGTTCATCGTCGACACCCGTCGCGAGAAGATCGCGGTCAAGGAGGCCCAGAAGCTCGGCCTGACGACGATCGCACTCATCGACACCGACAGCGACCCGGACCTGGTCGACCTGCCGATTCCCGGCAACGACGACGCGATGAAGGCGATCGAGGTCATCATCGAAGAGCTCGCCGACGCCGCGGAGGAAGGCCGCAAGGGCCGACCGGCCGTTCCCGAGAAGGGCGACCGTGGCGGCAAGGGCGATCGTCCCAAGGGTCGCAGCAGCCGCGCCCGGTTCAAGGTCGACGACCAGGACAAGGAGCGCGCCGCAGCCGCCCCCGTCGAGCGCGACGACGCCACTCGCAGCGTCTCGATCGAGAAGCCGCAAGAGCCTGTCGGCGAAGAGCCCGCCAAGGCACCGGAGCCGATGGAAGGCGTTCCGGCCTAG